TTCGAATTATGTAAAAGTAACAAAGTTTTATTGTTAAGAAGAATTGAAAACATCTTAAAGGAAATTGTAAAACAAGACACAGTAATTGATTATCATAGAGGTTGGGGAAATATCATTAAAGTCGGAGAACAGTTTAAGGATTTCAATCAAATTGGATTAATTTTACAGCAAAATGATTCAGACAAATCCTGGCACATTGAGTTAAGTATTTATTTTGCAGATACAGTCAGTCAAGCAAGAAAATTTTATGATAAAGATTTTAACTTGACTAGTTTCAAAGAACGAGGATGGGAAATTTTACCAAATTTTCATGTTTCATTTAGGAGTCAAAATCTAGTTTATTTTAACTCAAAAGATATTCAAACGTATTTAGACTATTGGAGAAATAATCAACAAAATATACGGCAATACAAAATTATTGAAATAAGAAGCTTTTTAGAAGAACTAACAAATAAACAAATAATCGTCTTCGAAGAAAAAAACAAGGATGAACTGACCAAAAAGTTTTTTAATACAAAAATGCCCACACTTAATTTTTGTCCGGGAATAGGCTTTAAGTTTCAAATAAAATCAGATATTGCAATCACTATGGATAATAATAATAAGTTATCTTCTCTTATTAAAGAAAAAATTTTTGAAGCTCTAGCTATAATGGGTTATACTGATAACGATATTTATTCATTTCTTAAATAAACTATTTTAGCTTTTTCAATTTTTGTATAGTATTTACAGCTCATTGAAAAAAATTGCCCAGTAAATATTAAAATAATTTATACACTGGTCAATTTAGTTTTCGTGTTAAAGATTGATTTAATTCTTATTGAGCTTCTCCCACAACTCCTTCGCATTCACTTCTGTAAAGTGTAAATCTCTTTCAATTCCTAAACTCATTCTGCCCTTATAATTTTCAAGTTCACTCTTTGAAAAGCTCCCTATCTCCCATTCGAAGATATGGCAAATTCCCCAGCAATATTCTGGATCGTTCGGATCTTGATTCATAAAATACCATGTACCTGCACCGGTTGGATTGAAGAATTTTGCAACAATTACCTGTGACTCCAGGTCACTTCCTTTCGGATATTGCTCTTGAGCTTTTGCTTCTATTTCTTTAGTGAAAAGTTTCATATTCTGATTTTAGTTTAGTTGTTTTTTCAATACTTGCTATTCCGTGTAAAAAATTTACACAGAATAAACGAAGGACTGCACTATTGGTGCAGCCCTCCTGTTTATTAATAGATAGGTTTTCAGCAGGAATGTTTTTCAACACCGAGATAGATTGGATAATGCTAATTGGCAACTTTGTTTACTGACTATTCGTATGGCGGTTTATATCTGGGTTCTTCTTTTTTGAACTTATAGTATAAACCCATTATAAGAAGCTTGAAGACGAATATCAGAAATCTCTTTAGTTTGTATACTGTATAATAGAACCAGCGCATTGATTGATGCTCCTTTCAACTTAGATTTTTAAAAATTATGATTTGGTTATATAGAAGAATATAGAATTGGTAAAAAGAGGATGAATGAATGGAAGAAAGGAGCGAAAGTGTGAAAATTATAAATATGGATTTCCATAATACATTGCACCTTCCATTTCACTTAATCTTCCTTCAAGCTCATAAATGTTATCATTCACTTCTTCCAGTAATATTCTTTTCAGAAGATTGTAGTCGAGATTTTCTTCGGAGAGTTTTTCTAGTATCTTATTTGCTTTTTCTCTGTCTTCTTTATCCAGGTCAAACATACTGTTATTCTTTGTTTTTTCTCGACTGCGGTCGATGTGCATTCCAAATGGAAGTTCTCCATCTTTGTTAGCTCTTCTGCTTATTGACTCTACAAACATATCAGCTTCTCTGTCATCTGTTGAACCGTATGCTTTACCATTTCCCTTGGAATCATTTAATAATAATCTTCTGTTTGTTCTGCTGGAAGACTTAAAGAAACTGTCTCTTACAGTATTTATCTTTGATATGTCTATCTGCTCAAGCCCGGTATCTACTACTATTTCAATCGGCAGCTGAATAATGGATTCTGAATGCTTTAGATTGTAAACTCCTCCGACAAATCCATCCCTTCGAGTATAAAGAACGGAAAGTTTGAAATTCTGATTAATGAAGTTTTTATCTGTTGAACTGAAGCTGTTCAATCCATCCGGGTGTCTGTGAATAACAGTATTAAAGTTATAATCTTCAGGGATATAATCTATTGATGTAGAAGACACCACTTGCTGCGGGATGTAGAACTCTTCAGATAACCTGATGATGTTATCTTTCTCAGTAAGATTTACAAGTATTGAAAATTCTTCTCCGGTCAGTCTATCTGCAATTTGATTACATGTAAGTAAAAGCTTGAGTGGAATTATTACTTTTACTGATTCAAGTATCTTGATGCCGCTTTCCCATGCGCCGGTTGTAGATCTGTTGTTGGATAAATCTGCTTTACCCACATCCTTCGAGTTGGGTTTATTATTGTTCTTTTCATTTTTAGTTAGCTTTTTAAATTTTATTATCTCGGTCTTTCTGTTGGCTGTATTATTTTCTTCTTTACTATCAGAAGAATTTATTTCATCCAAACAGATTGTACCGTTAGATTTAGAGCTATTATCTTTCATTGTTTTGTTGAATTAATTCATTAAAGATAACCTCTCACTTTACCCAATGAGGAAGTCAGGTAAAGTGAAAGAGTTTTAGAGAGAACAATTGATGTAAAATCGAATTGAACTATAGGAATTAGAAATTTAATAGAAATGAGTTTCAGATATTTGCTGATTTAATAATTATTGATTAAGCAGCGTTTTCACATTCACTGTCTTAGTCTGAACTGACTTATTCTTAACAATCAGCATTTCAATTACAGCAGCTGCGCTCAGGAGCTGAGGTGTTCCAAAGAACGAAGGAGTAAATCTATATCTAGAGTCTGTGCCCCATCTTCCTGAATCAAAATCGTTCAGGCATATTGTTCCTTCAAAACCGTCATATCCGAGCTTCACATACTGTGGAAACTCAATCACCGGAGCTTGAACTTCGTCACCATTATTCGTCATACCTGGAACATGATTCAGATAAGGAGCTGATTGAGTAACAGAATAATTTCTTTTCAATCTTTTGTTTTTATTCTTTTCAGCTTTCTCTTTAAGTTCTTTATCCATTCTCTGTTTGATTTTGAACTCATACAATGAGTCTTTCAACCGTAATGTATCCGTACAGTCAAAGAAGTATTCTACTCCTTCGAACTTACCCAGCATATCAGCTTCAAAGAACTGTTCAAATCCTAAAACGATACAGTCTTTTCTGCGCTCAGAAATTAACTCCTTAACTGCTTTTGTTTTATGTTTTCCGATTTGTGATTCTTTAAATAATGTTCTGTTGAGATTGGAAGCTTCAACTTTATCATTATCGAATATAAATATGGAGCCTACTCCAATTAATGCCAGGTCAAGAGCTACCCAACTTCCTATTCCTCCAAGCCCTGCAACAATTGCAATTGCATTACTGAAATCCGGAATGAGCTTGGTTTGCCTGTTGTTGATTTGTGTTATTGTACTTTCCATTTTCTGCTTGTTATAGAGTTTTTAACTTTTTTGAATAACTTAACGGCGGATTTAAATGTTTTTTTCATTGCTGTTTTTGGTTTTTAGATTAAGAAAAGATGTTTGTTAAAAGAAATTTATAAATTGATTACATTGATGTGAGGGGGACCTAAAGAATATTGAATGATATTAAATACTGACCAACAGATAAAAATTTAATATCAAAATTCTAAAAGGATGCTTTTTTACTAAAAGAATTCATTTTTCAAATAGCGGTGCCTTCCTTTTTTATAAGAACTTTAACTGGCCTTCCACTTGTATTCTTCTTTGAGTTCGTAGGACACATTGGGCTTATAATAACTGCTGTCCAAATGAATTTTCTCGTAGGTTGCAGAGATTTCATCCAGAAGTGTTACAAGCTTAAGGGGATCCGATAGGTTAATCTCTCTGTCTAAGAATGTTCCGGGGCAAGCTTCACTAAAACCTCCTGTCTGACAGTTCGGGTGATGTCCTGTTGTTGAAAGATGAATAGTTCCATAAGTGATTTTAGGATGAAGTATGTTCACGTATATTCCTCTTATCATGCAAATGGTAGAGTTATATTCAAGAACCTTTCCTGAGTTGTAGTATCCGCTAGTTACTTCAAACGGAGGATTATAGAACTTGTAAGCGTTAACAGAGTTATCTTTCATGAGCAGGTACCATTCACTTCCTGATATTGCTTTAATGATCTCAATTAAAGATTCTCCAACCACAGCAGATTGATAAAGCTGTTTAAGTCTTGATAGCTCATTCTGATAAAGACTGTTTACCTGATTGATAGCAGTCTGAAGCTCAGTTTTGAATACTGATTTTAACTGCTTCAATGAGTTTACATAATCAAGCTCAGATTCTATTAAGATTTCCTTTACAAGGATGTTTTCCTGCTTTGATTTCAACATTCTTTCAGTAAAGTCCTTGAACTTCACTTCTTTTGAAATAATGTTTACTAAGTGCTTATCAGATTGTTTGAGAATGTTGGAAATGTTTTTCCCGGTTGATTTCTTTTTGCTCTTTGTGGATTTAGGTGTTTGTCCAGCAGTGTTGTCAGCTCCAACATTTGCTTCCTGCTCAATTACGCTTGCTCTGCTTTCATCTGATTCTCCACCCGACTCTTCCATCCTTTGAAAGAATGAAATGTTTAATTGATTAACTCCGGATAAGTTTGTTTGTTCTGTTTGATTTGAAGACATATGTGTTAATCGATTAATGATTTATGTTTTCATTTATTTTTATCCGCAGCAGATATTCTCTATTATCATAAGTCACTATAACTCACACTTTTTAATATTAAAGGTACAAGACTTATTTATTTTTTTGAGGAATATCTGCCGGGGAAATTCTGCTTACTCGCAGCCTTACATCTATAGGACCTTTAAGCTGCTGCTACATTAAATCTTACAAGAGTTAAATCTCCTGTAAAATTACCTGCTTCAATCTGGTCCGGATTGATGTTTCTGTTTTGAGAGTCATATATATCAAACTTCGATATATCGTTATCTCTGGCAATAGCTTTAATCTTGTCAGTAAGCGCTACTCCTTCAAGACCTGTTACATCGTAATTCTCAGAATTACATCTGACCTGTCTTCTATTTTGCTGAAGAGTATCAGTACCACCGCCATTGTTGTTTGTGTTCCATGACATTGCAATATTCCTTTCTGTTTAAATGTTTGTGAATTATTATGTTTGAAAATGTATTTAAAGATTGAATTGTAGTAAGTAAGAATACGAAATGATTTGGTTACAACATGTAAAGCTCCGCAAGGAAGTATGAGGGGATGGAATCTTTTGGTTCAGCAAGTTCAGAATTAACTTCTTCTTCATCAAGCTCAACCTCCGCTTCACTAAAATCTAAATTTGTTTCACCATGGTCATCTGAATCTACATACTCTTCATTTACTCGATTTCTGTAATCAGAAATTTTTCTTAATGCATCTTCTTCAGACTCTGCATAAACTGTTCCTTTGAGATTTCCATATTTTGAATAATCATATGGAATGGAAAATGAATATTTATTCATTGGACATTAAATTTGAATTGTAAAAATTATTGATAAGGAATTATAAGAGTTGTAGTTCTGATAGAAAGTAATCAGGAATGAGTGAGTAATGAGAAGTTTGAGTTTGAGAAGGAATATTATTATCAAGGTTTACAGGTGGTGGGTTTGGTATGGTTACATCTTCTTCTTCGGTTTCAACTGTCATTTCATCATATGAGAAATTTGTGCCGTCTGAGCCATCATCATCATAATCTTCATCTAAGCGGTTGGAACTATCCAGTGCAAGCTCTAATGCTTCTTCACTGTTTTCTGCATAAATATAACAAGTTAATTTTCCGAACTGAACATAATTGTATGGGATTGTTACGAGGTATTTATTCATAGTTTGGTTGGTTTTCTTTCTATATATATTATACCAGATAATTTGATTGTGAATATATTTCAATTACATTAGATTGAAATAAAAGTATTTAACTATAAAGCATTAATTCTTTATTGTTTAAATTTTCAACAACTGATAACTAATAATTATAAGTTGTCAAAAATAAAACATTCACCTTATTCCTCAAACAGCAATCCATATAATATTTCAGTTTTACAATAAATTCAGTGGTAATCATCTTAGAATTTTATTTTTTTAAGTAATTATACCTTTTCTAAATGTGTCAATTCGTTAGAATTTGTTAAAAATTGGATAAAATATATGGATTACTTTTATTTTAATACTTTTAGATCTATAATTGTAATTATAATCAAAATATAAAACTATTTTCTATACACTCTTTCTACTTCCAGTTTTTTCACCGTGGTTTTTCCAGTCCAAGAAAATAAAATAAATCATTAAGATTACCAAAAAAATACCAATGTAAATTAAATAGTTTTGGTCTGCCGGAAGCCCGTCAATATGAAAGCCTGTACCTTTTTTAAAACTTGCTTTTACAAATAACATTTCAATAATTTTTATTAAGATGTATGAAATTAATGAGGAGGTAAAAAGAACCTTTGTTAAATTCATCGTTTTAATCGATTTTTCTTCATCTATTGATATTGATCTTGGCTCAAGTAGTTTCAACCTCGCATTTGCCTTGTAATAATTAAAAAATCCCAGGACTATGAAAACAGGGAGCAAATATAAAAAAATATTTTCAGATACAGAGAGTATTGCAGTTTCTTTATTATTCGATTCTGATTTACTGTTTTTCTCACCTATATAATTCGAATCAATGTTTGTATTATCCAAATCAATTGTTTTTTTCACTGATTCTTCTTTACCCATAACAGCATGCAAATATTCTTCACCTAGTTTAATTGTCAGTCCGATCCCAGATGCAAGTGTTGTACCTACAATTAAAAGATATAAAAAAAACAATATTAGTTTATCAACTAACAATCGTGAAATTCTACCTTCAAATTTAGCTGAATTCAATTCAAATTTATCATACCATTTTTTCTCAGCAACGGAACCTCTTAATCCCTTAAAAAATAATTGCCCAATTTTATTATTGAGATTCTCAATAACAATATTTAATCCATATTCAAGTTTTGGAAAAAATGGAATTTTCTTTTCATCAAAAAAATATTTTTTGTCATCTAAGATACTAATAGCTATAAAATGGACATCATTTTTCTTGTTTTCCGACAAATATTTCGATTTATTTTCCTGAACAAAGTTATAGAATTGAATGCCATTTTCGTCCCTTTTTCCTGGTGTAAGTGATAAATCTAGTATGATTAAATCAATTTTAGGGTATTCATTAAGTACACCTTGATAATCTTTTAGATTAATATCAGCTATCAGTTTATTAAAATTCGGGCGCGGTGCATATGGTTCAACATCGTCATAAGGAAAAACTTCTACATCTATACCCCAAGTAGATTTAATTCCAGCAGTAATTTGTTCAAACTCCTCTTGATCATCTTCTACTACAAGGATTTTTATTTTTTCCATAATGAATTTAATTTTAATTTAACTTCATATATTTGATTTTTTGAATTTCTTTTTATCTCACATCCTATTTTTTCTACAATATCTCTACACAAATCTAATCCTTCACCTGGGATTTTATTAGTTTCTGGTTCTTCTGATTCTTTATTACTGAAAACAAATTCATCGTCAGTATATTCAATTACATAGTCTCCTTCATCAGGTTGCCAAGGACCATGCTTTTTCATGTTAATTATTAGTTCAGTTAATATAGTAGTCCAAAATAATGGATGTACTACCAATTCAGTAAAATTAATATTTTCCAGAATCAGTTTTTTAAATTCTATAGCCTTTCCTCCTATAACAGATTCAAAAATTAATTTTACTCTGTCAATAAATTCTTCTTTGGTTAAACAAATTTGTGAAGATGGATCAATTTCATTCATTGCTTGGAATTGACCAGCAATGGCTTGAGTCACGATATTAAACATTTGAAAGTTTTTATCTTTATTAATCCCTTTAAAAATATTATTGACCATTCCATACTGATTTTTTATATATTTTCCTATTCCATGCCAAAGATGCTTTCTTTCAAGTATTTTTTGTTTACTAGTTAGAACTGCATTGAAAGCTTCGTTTTCAAATTGTTTATTAAGATAAACAAGTATTTCTTCTTTCAAAAGCAACAATAACCTTAGTTTTTCATTATTTATAAATTTTAATAGATTCTCCTTTGTGCAAGCTTCTTCAGTTGTAATAAGTAAAACAGCTTTTCCCTTTATAAAAAGATTCTCATTGTTATCAATTGAGTTAGAAAAAGTATCATAATTATTTTCTGAAAATCTCAAATAAATCGACATATTAGCTTTTTTAAGCATTTCATCCAAAAGAGTACCATTATTTTTATTTAATAAGTCGGCATTATACATTTCCTGAAAACTTCTCGGAGGGTTAATATTTTCCTCGCCGTTTTTTTCAGTAAAATAATAATCATTAAAACCAATTATCTCGTTTTCACTTTTCTTTAAAGCTATCAAAAGAGATTGATGTGTACTGGATTCCAGATTATCATCATACAGTTCATATAATAGATTGTAAATTAAACCTTCTTCATTAAGGTAAATGAATTGTGGCTCACTATCTTTTTCATTTTTTAAGATTGGATAGATATTTTTATTCGATTT
This region of Bacteroidota bacterium genomic DNA includes:
- a CDS encoding DUF2958 domain-containing protein — protein: MKLFTKEIEAKAQEQYPKGSDLESQVIVAKFFNPTGAGTWYFMNQDPNDPEYCWGICHIFEWEIGSFSKSELENYKGRMSLGIERDLHFTEVNAKELWEKLNKN
- a CDS encoding ThiF family adenylyltransferase; translated protein: MESTITQINNRQTKLIPDFSNAIAIVAGLGGIGSWVALDLALIGVGSIFIFDNDKVEASNLNRTLFKESQIGKHKTKAVKELISERRKDCIVLGFEQFFEADMLGKFEGVEYFFDCTDTLRLKDSLYEFKIKQRMDKELKEKAEKNKNKRLKRNYSVTQSAPYLNHVPGMTNNGDEVQAPVIEFPQYVKLGYDGFEGTICLNDFDSGRWGTDSRYRFTPSFFGTPQLLSAAAVIEMLIVKNKSVQTKTVNVKTLLNQ